A window of Pseudoliparis swirei isolate HS2019 ecotype Mariana Trench chromosome 2, NWPU_hadal_v1, whole genome shotgun sequence genomic DNA:
gcagctacgcagcttcgacgcagctttgcattgacttaacatgtaatctcgacgcgcgtcaaaattttgacgcgtccggtgtgaacacaccattaagATGCATTCAAGTGACACTGTAACTAACAGCTCTGTCGTTTTGGACATATTCAAAGCACACACAGTATAACCTCttgatgtataaatatttaacaGATGCTATAATATGAAAGTTTGACTTcccgaggagggaacgaggcgCTTTCTTTCACCGGTCAGGGATTTGGTGTTTCTGCAACCAGCTGCTGTCACCGTTTCTTCACTGAAGATCAAGACTTCGATGACCAGACCCTTCATCCTGTTTGTGGTGTCTCCGAGTCCTGAGACCGAATGAGCTTCCTCTTGTTTCTCGTCACCCCATGAGCACGTAATCGTCTGCGCCTTCGTCTTTAGACGAGCACTCTGACACGAGTTCGGGTTGCAGTGCCTCTGGGAGGTGAACCGTTGCGTAGTCGCACTGGTCATCCGCGGGGCTCGTGGTTCTTCTCGATGCTTTGGCCGTGCTGTGGTTAATGGAGGCGTACAACACGTCCTCGGCAGGCTGCCATGACACAAGACAAAACGTCGAGATGTTTTTCCTGAACATGATTTATGTTACACGTCTatat
This region includes:
- the si:ch211-214p13.7 gene encoding uncharacterized protein si:ch211-214p13.7 isoform X1 codes for the protein MFSYLIHPTLMGLIVLFNADWVFIMVFILCSTGRSKKSRKGDCATDGNSSTQTQPAEDVLYASINHSTAKASRRTTSPADDQCDYATVHLPEALQPELVSECSSKDEGADDYVLMG
- the si:ch211-214p13.7 gene encoding uncharacterized protein si:ch211-214p13.7 isoform X2; this translates as MGNCTSRSKKSRKGDCATDGNSSTQTQPAEDVLYASINHSTAKASRRTTSPADDQCDYATVHLPEALQPELVSECSSKDEGADDYVLMG